In one Terriglobia bacterium genomic region, the following are encoded:
- a CDS encoding PIN domain-containing protein, which produces MSGRFFLDTNIFVYSLDHSAPAKARRAIQLIRRAVGTGKGTISYQVAQEFFNVALRRFAQPMKVAEAEQYLGTVFRPLMTVHSSQALYGEALRLSERYRLPWYDSLILAAAIEGQCSVLYSEDFQHGQRFEALQIQNPFL; this is translated from the coding sequence ATGAGCGGTAGGTTTTTTCTGGACACGAACATTTTTGTATACTCGCTCGACCACAGCGCGCCGGCGAAGGCCCGGCGGGCGATACAACTGATTCGACGCGCGGTGGGCACCGGGAAGGGGACCATCAGCTACCAAGTGGCTCAGGAGTTTTTCAACGTGGCGTTACGGCGTTTTGCCCAGCCTATGAAGGTGGCGGAAGCCGAACAATACCTGGGCACGGTGTTTCGGCCGTTGATGACAGTCCACTCGTCGCAGGCGCTCTACGGAGAGGCCCTCCGGTTGAGCGAAAGGTATCGGCTGCCTTGGTACGACTCCCTGATCTTAGCGGCGGCGATCGAGGGCCAATGTAGCGTTCTTTACAGCGAGGACTTCCAGCATGGTCAACGCTTCGAAGCCCTCCAGATCCAGAACCCCTTCCTATAA